One Acidobacteriota bacterium genomic window, GGCTTCGCCGCGGAGCGGATCTTGACGTCGGCCTCCACCGGGGCGTCGAGGGAGGGGACCGCCACCCAGTTGCAGCGGGTCGCCTGGAACCGGCGGGAGAAGACGTCCGCCTTCTCCCCCACCACCAGCCGGTTCGCGCAGGCGTCGATCCCGATCACGTAGAGCGGCCCGCCCCGGCCTCCCCCCAGGCCCCGGCGCTGACCCACGGTGTAGTGGTGAAGCCCGTGGTGGGTGCCGACGGGCGTGCCGTCCCGGAGCACGATGGGGCCCGGCTGCCGTCGCCCTTCGCACTCGCCCGCCTCGAGCGCCCGGTCGATGTAGCCGGTGTAGTCGCCGTCCGGAATGAAGCAGATCTCCTGGCTCTCGGCTTTCCGGGCCACCGGGAGCCTCGCCGACGCGGCCAGTTCACGGACGTCCTGCTTCCGGTACCGCCCCAGGGGGAACAGGGTTTTCCGGAGCTGGTCCTGCTCCAGCTCGAAGAGGAAGTAGGACTGGTCCTTCCGGGGGTCCGTCCCGCGGAGGAGGATGTGCCGGTCAATCGCCTCGTCCCGGTTGATGGCGGCGTAGTGCCCGGTGGCGAGGTAACCCGCCCCGAGGGATTGCGCAAAATGCATGAGCCGAAAAAACTTGACGTGGGTGTTGCAGAGGATGCAGGGCGAGGGGGTCATCCCCTTGAGGTACGTCTCGATGAACGGGCGGATGACCTTCTCCCGGAATTCGTCGGTGTAGTTCACCACGTAGTGAGGG contains:
- the mnmA gene encoding tRNA 2-thiouridine(34) synthase MnmA; translated protein: MKGRVVVAMSGGIDSSVCAWMLKQDGWDVIGVSMQLHMTPEGKGTAGPCCSARDFGDAKAVAETIGIPHYVVNYTDEFREKVIRPFIETYLKGMTPSPCILCNTHVKFFRLMHFAQSLGAGYLATGHYAAINRDEAIDRHILLRGTDPRKDQSYFLFELEQDQLRKTLFPLGRYRKQDVRELAASARLPVARKAESQEICFIPDGDYTGYIDRALEAGECEGRRQPGPIVLRDGTPVGTHHGLHHYTVGQRRGLGGGRGGPLYVIGIDACANRLVVGEKADVFSRRFQATRCNWVAVPSLDAPVEADVKIRSAAKPARARIEPLPGGRVAVTFETPQSAVTPGQAAVFYWEDVVLGGGWIYHVDHAVAPSPRPPQA